The genome window TCCGCATAACCCGCACCATGCACAGGAATAAGACGCTTCCATAGAGTCAGGATAAGGTATGATGTTTTTGGGCTCTGTGAACAAAGAGACTTAGGTGCTCTTTGGATGAATCAAACCAGTCATGCACATGTTGGTAATCATCTGGAACTCCGCCGAATTTTCGGGCCGAGCTTTCCGCGTGATGGAGGGGATGTGCCATGTCAGAGCCCCTCGTGTTCGGTGGTGTCGGTCTCGATATACCGGTTCGAGTGGCTGACATCGATCCTGTCCGCCTCGAGCGCCCAGGTCAGAGCGCCATAGCCGCCCTCGTTGTTCTCGAAACCGGGACTCAGCGCATAGGCGAAGTCCCAGCCGAAGTCTTCAACCCGGCGCCGCAACTCGTCCGTCAGGGTGACCGTGTCAGGGGTCACGACGACCTCCTCGACATTGCCGGAATCGCCGTAGCCTTCATATTGCAGCTCGATGCTGGTTACGCCGAGGGCGCGCAGCTCGGTGAGAAGTGCCGCGCGGGTTTCGACCCGCTGTTCGGAAGCGCGCCTCTGGGAGTCGAGCATCTGCGCGAAGAAATCATTCGCTTGTGTCATGTCTTTGGTCCTTTGGAATTGTGGGAAGGGGAGGGCGACCGCTGCGCGAGGCCGCCCCGGAAGTTTTTGGCGGGCTTCAAGCTGCTGCGTCGCTGTGTTTCTCAGCCGTGCGATCAACCAAGTTGAAATAGAGGTTCTCGGTCGCGCGCTTGAACCCCGGCGGTTTGCGCGGGGCGAGACAACGCACCGAAGCGCTGCAGCTCTCGCCATGCTCCATTGCAAACTGCGTCACCTTGTCGATCAGGTCGTCCATGCCCGCGGCCTGGATGCGCTTTTCGGGGTAGCTTCCCAGCATCTGGAACTGGGTGACGACGAAGGCGCCATCACGATGCGCGGGATAGAGGGTGATCTGATACTCGAGTGTCTTGGCCATCTCTGGTCTCCTGCGGCAGGCAAGGCGCGATCATCGCGCCCCTTGAAACCCGCCAGCGCGAAAGGACCGCCCTTTGTGCAAGGGCGGACCGGGGCGGTTATTGGGGATGAGGCGTCAGTATTCCGACGGCAGAAGCAGGGTCAGTACGCGGCGCGTCTGATCGGGGTCGGAGGGCTCGGGCGAGCCGTACGTGTAGTCGACGTCGTACAAGTCGAGTTTGAACCAGATCGTCGTGCCATTGAATTCGATGACGCCCATCTCGTGCCATCCCTGCGGATCACTGTCGGCATTGAACCCGTCGAAGGCGGCAACACGGCGGGTGAGTTCCAGCTGAGCGTCGGGCCCAAGCGCCGCGACGCCACGTGTCATCACAAACTGGCCCTGCGGAGCATCGGCAACCGGGGTGGTGCCAAGGATGGAACGTCGAAACGCGTCATTCTGCGCAGCGATCAGTGCGGCTTCCTTGACGGGATCGAGATCGAGTGTGGTGGACATGGGATATCTCCGGGACGGGCCCGCCGATCCGATATCGGCTGCGTGGAACCCGTCAGCGGGAAAGGGCCGCCCTCAATGAGAGGACGGCCCAGGGCTTGGTTCGTGACTGAATCGTCTTCGCCGCGTCAGGCCGCATCCTCGCTGAGGAAGGCGGGCAAGGACGACGGTTCATCATTCTCGTCATCGGTCGAAGTTTCCGCGGCATGCACGTCGCCATCCTCGGCCTCCGGCGCATCGCTACCCATGTCGGGACCGGCCTCCGTCGCACCGGCAAACACCATCCCGTCAGGCAGCCAGCGCGTCGTCTTCGTAACAGTCGCCGCGTCGAAACCTTCCGTCTCGCCGGCTATTTCCGCGAAAGCCCGCTCCATCGCCGCCGCAATATCGCCCTTGCGCTCGCGATTGCGATCTTCGGCATAATGGTCACCGATCAGCTTGCGCGACGTGGCAACCGCGTGGCCCTTATTGACCCGGCCCCAGTAGTTTTGGGCGGTCGGGCGCCAGCAGGCCGCCACATCGACATCGAGCCGCGCGCCGATTTCCTCGATGATCGGCGAGGGGCGATTGTCGGAGGAGAGCTGCGGCTTGACCGCCAGACCCGTCGCCCAGGCGAAGAGCGCCTTTTTGTCCGCGATGGACAGCGCCGACATCGCCCGAATGTCTTCGGGTTTCTCAAGGGTCATCCAGTCGGTGGCGAGGTCCTGTTCCAGTACCTCGAGCATCTTCTGGGCGACGGTATCCGCATGCAACACTTCACGGTTTTGCGCCTGGAAGGGTCGGATCGAGATGTCGAGGGCCTCGGTGTTGTAGGACCGTCCCAGTGCCTGTTCGCAGAGCGCGTAGAGCATCGCATCAAACGCCACCTCAAAATCCGCCGCCAGATGCGCCCGCAGGATGTGCTGGCGCGTGGCCCGGAGATCGTCGGCCAAACTCGCCGAAATGCCGTCCGCCTTGCGCAAAGTCGCGGCGGGATCGGAGGCCGGAACCGGCGTCGAGGAAGTCGGCGGCGTCACGTGGGGGCGGGCAGGGGAAGGAGCGCCATCCGCATCAGCGGTGGTCTCGTCGGGCTCGGGCGCGGCTGGAATATCCTCGGGACGCACGAGGCCCTTCTCGACGCGCAACGCCCCGTCATGACCGATGGTCAGTACAACGCCAGCAATTGCACGATCCTCGTCGGCATAGGGCTGGCGTTCCCGCTGCAAGGCTTCGATCTCGCGGAGGCGCGGCTCGATGGCGTAATATTCTTCCGTCTCCGCGTCAGTCCAGTCCTCACCGTCATTCTGCGCCGCCAGTTCTTCTTCGCGTGCGATGAGTCGCTCTTCTTCGGCAAGCAGGTCCGGATCGGGTTCGATGTCCTGCGGATAGGCGCGCCCAAAACTGCGAAACGCGCCGTAGTCCACCGAGAGATGCACCTCGACCCATTTCCACGTCCCTTCGAGAGGTTTGGCCGCAGCCTGCAGCTTCTCGATGGCGAGGCGCTCCAGGAGCTCAGGGTTTTCCATATGAGCGCTGGCACGATCGTCGAAGAGATCGCGCAGCAATACACCGCCCGCCGCCTCATAGGCTTCGATGCCGACAAAGCGCCCGAGGGCGGAATTCGCCGAATGGGCCGTCTCGGTCAGCTGGCGTTTGATGCTCTGCGGATGGATATGGTAGCCGCCCTTCACCGCGTTCCAGACCGCCAGTTGCCGATCATGGTCGTCGGTCAGCGTGAAAGCCATCACGCATTCGAGGGTCAGATTACCGGCACGAAAATGCTCAATGATCTCGGGCGCAACACGAGCGAGTTTGAGACGACGGCGTACCAGGTCGACGGAGACGCCGAACTTCAGTGAAATTTCATCCTCGCTTCGCCCCTCGGCGATCATCGCCTCAAAAGCCTCGAACTGATCGGCCGGATGCATCGCAGCGCGCTGGAGGTTTTCTGTCGCGGAGGTGAGGATAGCATTGCGCTCGGCCTCGACGAGACAGGGAACAGGATAATCGGCAGGAATGACGTCGTCTTCGGCTAGCTGCTTCAACGCCTTGAGGCGACGGCCACCCGCGTCGACAGCAAAATGTGTCTCAGACAGCGCATGAACTACTAGGTTCTGCTTGAGGCCGATCTCTCGAATACTGGCGAGAAGCTCGGCGTCGTCACTGGTGCTGGCGGCCACCTTGCGGACGTTGA of Puniceibacterium sp. IMCC21224 contains these proteins:
- a CDS encoding DUF6878 family protein; translated protein: MTQANDFFAQMLDSQRRASEQRVETRAALLTELRALGVTSIELQYEGYGDSGNVEEVVVTPDTVTLTDELRRRVEDFGWDFAYALSPGFENNEGGYGALTWALEADRIDVSHSNRYIETDTTEHEGL
- a CDS encoding DUF3768 domain-containing protein; protein product: MSTTLDLDPVKEAALIAAQNDAFRRSILGTTPVADAPQGQFVMTRGVAALGPDAQLELTRRVAAFDGFNADSDPQGWHEMGVIEFNGTTIWFKLDLYDVDYTYGSPEPSDPDQTRRVLTLLLPSEY
- a CDS encoding ParB/RepB/Spo0J family partition protein — its product is MAKTTTRPKPASAKKTEAAGTATPDGAADIRLIPLDQLEPSPLNVRKVAASTSDDAELLASIREIGLKQNLVVHALSETHFAVDAGGRRLKALKQLAEDDVIPADYPVPCLVEAERNAILTSATENLQRAAMHPADQFEAFEAMIAEGRSEDEISLKFGVSVDLVRRRLKLARVAPEIIEHFRAGNLTLECVMAFTLTDDHDRQLAVWNAVKGGYHIHPQSIKRQLTETAHSANSALGRFVGIEAYEAAGGVLLRDLFDDRASAHMENPELLERLAIEKLQAAAKPLEGTWKWVEVHLSVDYGAFRSFGRAYPQDIEPDPDLLAEEERLIAREEELAAQNDGEDWTDAETEEYYAIEPRLREIEALQRERQPYADEDRAIAGVVLTIGHDGALRVEKGLVRPEDIPAAPEPDETTADADGAPSPARPHVTPPTSSTPVPASDPAATLRKADGISASLADDLRATRQHILRAHLAADFEVAFDAMLYALCEQALGRSYNTEALDISIRPFQAQNREVLHADTVAQKMLEVLEQDLATDWMTLEKPEDIRAMSALSIADKKALFAWATGLAVKPQLSSDNRPSPIIEEIGARLDVDVAACWRPTAQNYWGRVNKGHAVATSRKLIGDHYAEDRNRERKGDIAAAMERAFAEIAGETEGFDAATVTKTTRWLPDGMVFAGATEAGPDMGSDAPEAEDGDVHAAETSTDDENDEPSSLPAFLSEDAA